A region from the Nymphalis io chromosome 9, ilAglIoxx1.1, whole genome shotgun sequence genome encodes:
- the LOC126770441 gene encoding uncharacterized protein LOC126770441 isoform X7 has translation MMAVLWVILILASTGLQLVQGLPVTPVLRVYYYPHEAKVSEDTEEWNWEKLYTSLGALAVLLTFLGLLVGCAWCFRHKSCKLSEETDNQLFDSSVSHLHDVRHSQPPDSGFSESVNNNINEDNNNGPISLREMQNIANNNAAVYIVSENEERNRNSRESMVEFEPLPARIRVLDPLEDCADWFAGEDFPRNQLQYLREIGRGWFGRVVEGETEDGAGTSTVAVKILNQNASLEDKARFLNEARPYRDMNHENVLGFVAKCLQEDPWILIFELCSMDLQQYLIVNRPKMAILNESGVPLQLMCDVASALAYMHSRGFLYGCLWSGNVLVRGSDSPRAVVGHYARSEPQTSPRAPEAARQPPVCTASTDIWSLGYLVWEVCAWGAAPPDEPPPPDLPCPYRNHLYQVMQLCWNPNPEARPTAVQVHALLNHLHYTHKHTSDATKDDGYASSDFEDRWQRLKPNSIPKIDEHVAIVHAPSTSMASHFTGSDQEFDNGQTIQDSLSVEMDTAVSRSSSIMSEQDPLSIQIKSESLTNLHGSLEDVRNIYLTHNETPALECHQGNINLEENKEKEQDRSDSSVDPWLKDIITDSQDDVSYYKDVSDVIKNLDNILNSEKTSSSESSHQASPSRDNLSLECKKDYPMPTSMVKSPGISNFQNILEMGFAAESDLTEEDDGDRDTIGTLSHSFERHSDTTSQQTLENITPETPIKGLDISENIEIKQFTDIELNHSKINEPEINDMHQDSDLPKENSIDSSDSKVPKLKELCVASIPSISETIEQVIFKQDCQTSYYDNKLTDNKTDSTETKSVDINEKNVNNEIENKEHFFTNIDTEKHKEGKKPAEKETILSVIEGPEDNKVCDTVLLSECDSSCKESRDDFTSLPVTNEILPGVNDKPDLNDYKFDITKEINIANNVEIIEKSENIFEGISENITHNQEPNSSLPEFLLKSKDNCDLESPLLFLNSSPIETSEDTSLQVNNTNITISKCLTRDDDFASLINNSIQENQNDFNKIESSAVLSVDNCNRFSESSNKNNLLLNETTNPVMIIQELSKTDNTAVDKCDSISKLMNLENKNELKFTNNDLSNSQYDRNMEVLEPINNVLKYIEQDKEQPEIVQIVTNVEVSSPIQNPSCLVDVNEECVNIADNNIQPAFENVLLPEEVQNRNDSDVFISQPITTNIIDDATLRLENVISPKTDVTVKDELSDSTVYMDLTKNTNGNILKDYSADDTVKCVIKSCLEASRIESSCSLVKNDSTVYLDLPNIIRETYSFLHAEKCISSQQIEFKDKICTSTPKGSDTSTDNIQEVDAKTTDILSETKVPDYGLGVTLTKLEQKYVPENISPFESPSKSHHTDTYDENSSVVLGPFENCTLELYKGVKSIAELADLPKEELLAFSSNFSDINLETPSPLRDGNFLNEVPDLVPDELHFDQIATISESKPESQSNDVISEETEDQSSTEKRVSPLTPPNSPGIFLASTSQNKYLVDIDINSPTQESSAYQEAVDLNQIDLLMTTKLAMAENENNLNIEYSGPLTEEGLTLDNSVIMRDNDAIPESYLAGNGGSVEDLGENLVIDEERMKELRNELELKLPLAQVAGIEPEVEGEWSELPPPPELVLTYGALSPIAEETRMQLCAYENDDQWNTSIRTESSASYPEPCNNSTDEVTDLPTAANSVPQHSTYTIHSKDPSNYTYTVQKEAISSKEITMSADSLNASPLKKIQETQSPIDDRTYNKNEDEKESNCERLSQVSPFLLSPTTETSVPESSDNPIGLSTFSKTTVPTDAKSSKPSETQCLSKATSIDSWCSNDTLYNVEENFDDLAMDPDVPLDFETEIEKDKSESDDTLTHNEDEKEASHCSTYIIHDSKSEVCGTFSPDSITANDNYTYTKMRTDVATTTPSVITKSDLNDSTKNTQTKDLAYGTLMSGHPSYSNCTTELGSGMEEAWKLLQPELVRRSPIGDEVSFTPPKQVEKKEISIMESPQLTSEPRIKKMHSVEITCLKDDSAESNKSDTSEPQIAPETNNSPNIYFMNMAHSATSTPFAVNVENSENIESIPIHLHHIEAENSEGIANNVPNFRSFFQSAEIRPQDISSNVSNEAQSTEILLEGESKTLSQDNTRDMASKNPSYSDFENSATTKPQDVYTSEKSCQSMESGISSEEFRHFENSVKNRPQDLSSLIDASSLLLNSERRSSELVMGSLTNTGFDLTSQSESQTVNTEPESLVFVSSNYTNLLESHNVDSSQPLNVFVTDLDAEEETEQPHSIIITESPLTASKVSPNRTFDSHAKTNRTDMNYTYDSHASSYQPIKNIWQNDSLNSEKLNGEGENKIDRQIESTNDLGDCSLTSNYITIEQNDPEMSSSQSEIILKDIGTTNLTDQKNPESSTKCNGSNEMFAIVNFLNETFEELVESNVDDNEIGSDINKDVQTLNSKKVTETRSETEPLKEEPVEKEASCNNGQCDNTFFPNGVSQEEKQMASVTDDFLKNEKKFCQLDSYFPLLSDIRFTGPATEIMTTSFTQDSPTEPTSPECEQNSKPDPSAEILKEWDSDSDSHSTNSSSGEFIWKDGDGHETAVVPSTHFDHVTA, from the exons CTGAGCGAAGAAACGGACAATCAG CTCTTCGATTCGAGTGTATCACACCTCCACGATGTTCGACACTCGCAGCCGCCCGACTCGGGCTTCTCCGAATCAGTCAACAACAACATCAACGAAGACAACAACAACGGGCCCATCTCACTGCGAGAAATGCAGAATATCGCAAACAACAATGCCGCTGTGTATATCGTTAGTGAGAACGAGGAACGAAACCGCAATAGTAGAGAATCGATGGTCGAGTTTGAACCTCTCCCGGCGAGGATTCGAGTACTTGACCCCCTCGAAGATTGTGCTGATTGGTTTG CTGGTGAAGATTTTCCAAGAAATCAATTGCAGTATCTTCGAGAAATTGGGCGCGGATGGTTTGGCAGA GTGGTGGAAGGCGAAACAGAAGATGGGGCGGGCACCAGTACAGTTGCCGTCAAAATTCTTAATCAGAATGCAAGTCTTGAAGATAAAGCAAGGTTTTTGAATGAAGCTCGTCCATATAGAGACATGAACCACGAGAACGTCTTGGGATTCGTTGCAAAATGCCTCCAAGAAGATCCCTGGAtacttatatttgaattatgcTCCatg GATCTACAACAGTACCTAATAGTGAATCGACCAAAGATGGCCATTTTAAACGAAAGCGGGGTCCCATTGCAACTCATGTGTGACGTCGCTTCCGCTCTCGCCTATATGCACTCTAGGGGATTCCTATACGG ATGCCTGTGGAGCGGCAACGTACTGGTCCGCGGGTCGGACAGCCCGCGCGCTGTCGTGGGCCACTACGCGCGCAGCGAGCCGCAGACGAGCCCGCGGGCGCCCGAGGCCGCGCGACAGCCGCCCGTGTGCACG GCGAGCACCGACATATGGTCACTCGGGTACCTGGTGTGGGAGGTGTGCGCGTGGggcgccgcgccgcccgacGAGCCGCCGCCGCCCGACCTGCCCTGTCCTTACCGGAACCACTT GTATCAAGTGATGCAATTGTGCTGGAACCCCAATCCTGAGGCGCGACCGACGGCCGTTCAAGTACACGCTCTGTTGAATCACTTACATTATACGCATAAACACACTAGCGATGCCACAAAAGACGACGGCTACGCCAGTAGTGATTTTGAAGACCGGTGGCAGAGACTCAAACCTAACTCGATACCAAAAATAGATGAGCATGTCGCTATTGTCCACGCCCCGTCCACATCTATGGCATCACATTTTACAGGCTCAGACCAGGAGTTTGATAATGGACAAACCATCCAGGATTCCCTCAGTGTCGAAATGGATACAGCCGTCTCTAGATCTAGCAGCATAATGTCAGAACAAGATCCTCTCTCGATACAAATAAAATCTGAAAGCTTAACCAACCTTCACGGTTCTCTCGAGGATGTGAGAAATATCTACCTCACGCACAACGAAACACCGGCTCTAGAATGCCATCAAGGGAACATAAACCTTGAAGAAAACAAAGAGAAAGAACAAGATCGCTCAGATAGCTCTGTTGATCCTTGGCTTAAAGATATAATTACTGATAGCCAAGATGATGTGAGTTACTATAAGGATGTTAGTGATGTTATTAAGAATCTCgataacatattaaattcaGAGAAAACTTCGAGCTCAGAGTCGAGTCACCAAGCTAGTCCTTCAAGGGATAATTTGAGTTTGGAATGCAAGAAAGATTATCCTATGCCCACTTCGATGGTCAAGTCTCCAGGGATcagtaattttcaaaatattcttgAAATGGGTTTTGCTGCAGAGTCCGATCTAACAGAAGAAGATGATGGAGATCGCGATACAATTGGCACACTAAGCCATTCATTCGAACGCCATAGTGATACTACCAGCCAACAAACCCTCGAGAATATTACACCGGAAACGCCAATTAAAGGATTAGATATTtctgaaaatattgaaataaaacaatttactgATATTGAACTAAAccatagtaaaataaatgaaccAGAAATCAATGATATGCATCAAGATAGTGACCTGCCAAAAGAAAATAGTATAGACAGTAGTGATAGTAAAGTACCCAAACTAAAGGAATTATGTGTAGCCTCAATACCTAGTATAAGTGAAACCATTGAACAAGTGATTTTTAAACAAGACTGTCAAAcatcatattatgataataaattaacagataataaaactgATAGTACAGAAACCAAGTCAGtagatattaatgaaaaaaatgttaacaatgaaatagaaaataaagaacatttttttacaaatattgacACTGAAAAACATAAGGAGGGGAAAAAGCCTGCagaaaaagaaacaatattGTCTGTTATAGAAGGACCGGAAGATAACAAAGTGTGTGATACTGTATTGTTATCTGAATGTGATTCTTCCTGTAAAGAATCACGTGATGATTTTACATCTTTGCCTGTTACTAACGAAATCTTGCCCGGTGTTAATGATAAACCagatttaaatgattataaatttgatatcaCAAAGGAAATAAACATTGCAAATAATgtagaaataattgaaaaaagtgAAAACATATTTGAAGGCATTTCAgaaaatattacacataaccAAGAACCTAACAGTTCATTGCCGGAATTCTTGTTAAAATCTAAAGATAATTGTGACCTGGAATCGccgttactatttttaaatagttctcCTATAGAAACAAGTGAAGATACGAGCTTACAAGTCAATAATACGAATATTACGATAAGCAAATGTCTTACACGAGATGATGATTTTGccagtttaataaataactctatacaagaaaatcaaaatgattttaacaaaattgaatCAAGTGCAGTGCTTTCAGTAGATAATTGTAATCGATTTAGTGaaagtagtaataaaaataatttattattaaatgaaacaacTAATCCTGTTATGATAATTCAAGAATTGTCTAAGACTGATAATACTGCTGTCGATAAATGCGATTCGATAAGTAAATTAATGAATCtcgaaaataaaaatgagttaaaatttacaaataatgattTAAGTAATAGTCAATATGATAGAAATATGGAAGTCTTAGAACCaatcaataatgttttaaaatatatagaacaaGATAAAGAGCAACCTGAAATAGTACAAATCGTTACAAACGTAGAAGTCTCATCTCCTATACAAAACCCTTCTTGTCTAGTGGATGTTAACGAAGAATGTGTAAACATAGCAGATAACAATATTCAACCAGCATTTGAAAACGTGTTATTACCTGAAGAAGTACAAAATAGAAATGATAGCGATGTGTTTATTTCACAACCtataacaacaaatattattgATGATGCAACCCTTAGATTAGAAAATGTTATAAGTCCTAAAACAGACGTAACAGTGAAAGATGAATTGAGTGATAGTACTGTATATATGGATCTCACTAAAAATACTAATGGTAACATTTTAAAAGACTACAGCGCGGATGATACTGttaaatgtgttattaaatCTTGTCTCGAGGCATCTCGTATTGAATCGTCTTGCTCGCTCGTTAAAAATGATTCAACGGTGTACTTAGATCTCCCTAATATTATAAGAGAAACTTATAGCTTTTTGCATGCAGAAAAATGTATTAGTAGCCAACAAATAGAGTTTAAGGATAAGATATGCACAAGTACACCTAAAGGAAGTGATACTTCCACAGATAATATTCAGGAAGTTGATGCAAAAACGACAGATATATTGTCGGAAACAAAAGTCCCCGATTATGGTCTCGGTGTGACACTGACAAAATTAGAACAAAAATATGTACCAGAAAACATAAGTCCTTTCGAATCTCCTTCTAAGAGTCACCATACGGATACCTACGATGAAAACAGTTCCGTTGTTTTAGGACCATTCGAGAATTGTACACTCGAATTATATAAAGGAGTAAAATCAATTGCGGAACTAGCTGATTTGCCTAAAGAAGAGCTGCTAGCGTTTTCGTCGAATTTCAGTGACATTAACCTCGAAACGCCATCGCCATTACGAGACGGAAATTTTCTTAACGAAGTTCCGGATCTTGTCCCTGACGAATTGCATTTCGATCAAATTGCAACAATAAGCGAATCAAAACCAGAATCTCAATCAAATGATGTGATATCAGAAGAAACTGAAGACCAATCTTCGACCGAAAAACGCGTCTCACCTTTAACTCCACCTAATTCGCCAGGAATTTTTCTCGCATCGACatcacaaaacaaatatttagttgATATAGATATCAACAGCCCAACTCAGGAATCTAGCGCTTATCAAGAAGCGGTAGATTTGAACCAAATAGACCTTCTAATGACGACAAAATTAGCAATGGCGgagaatgaaaataatttaaacatcgaATATTCTGGACCGTTAACTGAGGAAGGTTTGACATTAGATAACTCAGTAATAATGCGAGATAACGATGCGATACCGGAATCATACTTGGCTGGTAATGGAGGATCAGTGGAGGACTTGGGAGAAAACCTTGTTATTGATGAAGAAAGAATGAAAGAATTGAGAAACGAGTTGGAATTGAAATTGCCATTAGCGCag GTGGCAGGCATAGAACCAGAGGTGGAGGGTGAGTGGTCGGAGCTACCGCCACCACCCGAACTGGTGCTGACGTATGGCGCACTTTCACCCATCGCAGAGGAGACGCGCATGCAACTCTGCGCGTACGAGAACGACGATCAGT GGAATACCTCAATTCGTACCGAATCGTCGGCAAGCTATCCCGAACCCTGCAACAACTCAACTGACGAGGTGACCGACTTACCCACAGCTGCCAACAGTGTTCCGCAACACTCCACTTACACTATCCATTCAAAAGATCCATCGAACTACACGTACACGGTGCAGAAAGAAGCCATTAGCAGCAAGGA aataacaaTGTCTGCAGATAGCTTGAATGCCAGCCCGCTAAAAAAGATACAGGAAACCCAATCGCCAATAGATGACAGAACTTACAACAAAAACGAAGACGAAAAAGAATCGAACTGCGAAAGACTTTCACAAGTGTCCCCTTTTCTTCTCAGCCCCACAACGGAAACGTCCGTCCCCGAGAGCTCTGATAACCCGATCGGTCTGTCTACGTTCTCTAAAACGACAGTACCTACAGATGCTAAATCCTCTAAACCATCCGAAACCCAATGCTTGTCGAAAGCTACAAGTATCGATTCGTGGTGTTCGAACGACACTCTCTACAACGTAGAAGAAAACTTCGACGATCTCGCTATGGATCCTGATGTTCCTCTAGATTTCGAAACTGAGATTGAGAAAGATAAAAGTGAAAGCGACGACACCCTTACTCATAACGAGGACGAGAAGGAAGCGAGCCATTGCTCGACCTATATAATTCACGACAGCAAATCCGAAGTGTGCGGTACATTTTCACCAGATTCAATAACCGCCAACGACAACTATACGTACACTAAAATGAGAACAGACGTGGCGACTACCACGCCCTCTGTTATAACGAAATCAGATTTAAATGATTCTACAAAAAATACTCAAACAAAAGATCTAGCGTACGGTACTCTAATGTCTGGACACCCGTCTTATTCTAATTGCACTACAGAATTAGGGTCCGGTATGGAAGAAGCATGGAAACTTCTGCAGCCTGAATTAGTAAGAAGATCACCCATAGGTGACGAAGTCAGTTTTACGCCACCTAAACAGGTTGAGAAGAAGGAAATTAGTATAATGGAAAGTCCGCAACTAACATCAGAACCACGTATTAAGAAAATGCATAGCGTGGAAATTACCTGTTTAAAAGATGATTCGGCAGAGAGTAACAAAAGTGACACCTCTGAACCACAAATTGCTCCTGAAACAAATAATAGccctaatatttatttcatgaatATGGCGCACTCCGCAACGAGTACACCTTTTGCTGTAAACGTCGAAAATAGTGAAAACATAGAATCAATACCAATTCACCTACATCACATCGAAGCAGAAAATAGTGAAGGCATTGCTAATAATGTCCCAAATTTTCGATCATTTTTTCAGTCAGCTGAAATCCGACCGCAAGATATTTCTTCAAACGTAAGCAATGAAGCTCAAAGCACCGAAATTTTGCTAGAGGGAGAAAGCAAGACATTAAGTCAAGATAATACTAGAGACATGGCATCAAAAAATCCCTCATATTCGGATTTCGAAAACTCGGCAACGACAAAACCACAGGATGTCTACACGAGTGAGAAATCTTGTCAAAGTATGGAAAGTGGAATCAGCTCTGAAGAATTTCGCCATTTTGAAAATTCAGTAAAAAACCGCCCTCAAGACCTTTCTTCGCTAATCGACGCTAGCTCTCTTCTACTAAACAGCGAAAGAAGATCTAGTGAACTAGTCATGGGCAGTCTAACGAACACAGGTTTTGATCTCACTAGTCAATCCGAAAGTCAAACGGTCAACACGGAGCCAGAATCTCTTGTTTTTGTCTCatcaaattatacaaatttattagaaTCTCATAATGTAGACAGTAGTCAACCACTAAATGTATTTGTTACTGATTTAGATGCGGAAGAAGAGACGGAACAACCacattctattattataacCGAAAGCCCTTTAACTGCATCTAAAGTTAGTCCTAACAGAACTTTCGACTCGCACGCAAAAACTAATCGTACGGATATGAATTACACATATGATTCCCATGCGAGTAGTTATcagccaataaaaaatatatggcaAAACGACAGTTTAAATTCTGAAAAGTTAAACGGAGAAGGCGAAAACAAAATTGACAGACAAATCGAATCTACAAATGATCTTGGTGATTGTTCTTTAACGAGCAATTATATAACTATTGAACAAAATGATCCAGAAATGTCGTCGTCGCaaagtgaaataattttaaaagatattggGACAACTAATTTAACAGACCAGAAAAATCCCGAATCGAGTACCAAATGCAATGGAAGCAATGAAATGTTTGCTATCGTAAATTTTCTGAACGAAACCTTTGAAGAGCTGGTGGAAAGCAATGTTGATGATAATGAGATCGGTAGTGATATCAACAAAGACGTTCAAACTTTAAATTCTAAGAAAGTAACGGAAACCCGGTCAGAAACAGAGCCGCTCAAAGAGGAGCCTGTCGAGAAAGAGGCGTCTTGTAATAATGGGCAGTGCGATAATACATTTTTTCCCAATGGGGTTTCCCAGGAAGAAAAACAAATGGCTTCAGTAACGGATGACtttttaaaaaacgaaaaaaaattttgtCAGCTCGATTCTTATTTCCCCCTTCTAAGCGATATTAGATTCACAG GTCCAGCGACAGAAATAATGACTACATCGTTCACTCAAGATTCCCCAACAGAACCCACTTCTCCTGAGTGCGAGCAAAACAGCAAACCTGATCCATCAGCGGAAATACTAAAAGAGTGGGACAGCGATAGCGATTCGCATTCCACGAATTCATCTAGCGGCGAATTTATTTGGAAG GACGGCGACGGACACGAGACCGCGGTCGTGCCGTCCACGCACTTTGACCACGTGA CAGCGTGA